In Sporosarcina sp. PTS2304, a genomic segment contains:
- a CDS encoding DUF948 domain-containing protein, with product MKVLLYISAVVAVAALVVIAIALIKTAKAVKNAMKDITDTMQRVELKVGNITDKTDQLMNKTNNIADDANAKLQSVEGLAASAKELRESTAYVQHSLKKMADQVASPPGKYAKMMQQTTALSEAVSRMYYSMKQKNGER from the coding sequence TTGAAGGTACTCTTGTACATTAGTGCCGTAGTCGCCGTTGCGGCTTTAGTGGTCATAGCTATTGCTCTTATCAAAACAGCCAAAGCGGTCAAGAACGCAATGAAAGACATCACGGACACGATGCAACGTGTAGAATTGAAAGTAGGAAACATTACTGACAAAACCGATCAGCTCATGAATAAGACGAACAACATTGCAGACGACGCCAATGCGAAACTGCAATCAGTGGAAGGATTAGCCGCATCCGCGAAAGAGCTTCGTGAATCCACTGCTTACGTCCAACATTCATTGAAGAAAATGGCAGACCAGGTAGCATCGCCTCCTGGAAAGTACGCTAAAATGATGCAACAAACGACTGCATTATCTGAAGCTGTATCGCGCATGTATTACAGCATGAAGCAGAAAAACGGAGAGAGGTGA
- a CDS encoding DUF948 domain-containing protein — MDWVLGIGVLLIGIALLVISFVLIKPLGKLTEVLESVKQTTDTLPSTVAEITGQTQEILHTSNETISNVNKQIKEVTPVFQIVGDVGEASREVTTAALDTTIRFKDRVANASDFVKEKEYKGLYGVVTLVFYLMQQRKELKKMRP; from the coding sequence ATGGATTGGGTACTAGGTATTGGTGTTTTACTTATCGGAATCGCACTACTCGTGATTTCATTTGTATTGATTAAACCCCTTGGGAAATTAACCGAAGTACTGGAGAGTGTTAAACAGACTACAGATACCCTGCCGTCAACGGTAGCGGAAATCACAGGTCAAACACAAGAAATTCTTCATACGAGCAACGAAACGATCAGCAATGTGAACAAACAAATTAAAGAAGTCACACCCGTCTTCCAAATTGTAGGGGACGTAGGAGAAGCTTCCCGCGAAGTAACGACTGCAGCCCTGGACACGACGATCCGATTCAAAGACCGCGTAGCTAACGCGAGTGACTTTGTTAAAGAGAAGGAATACAAAGGACTGTATGGCGTCGTGACACTGGTATTTTATTTAATGCAACAACGAAAAGAATTAAAGAAAATGCGACCGTAA
- a CDS encoding IS66 family transposase: protein MKTNQKISSHTTEQNDRVTVLEQEVARLSALVSWYEEQFRLKKSKEFGRSSEKAPKGQMEMELFNEAEALLDASAEPSSEPEEVISGSSPAKKTPRETRTTFSADLPVESVTYSLPPEEQACLDCGHPMHVMKKEVRRELVVIPAQVKVVEHEREVYACRHCDQEGIQTPIVQAPMPNPVLPKSMASPSILSFLITQKYLFGMPLYRLEEVFRQAGAPLSRQTLSNWLMNVSDRWFEPLYENMRQRILSADYLHADETSVQVLREKGRSPSTTSYMWLYRTGKFDVPCVVYDYQPGRGSEYPKQFLEGYAGTLHVDGYKAYESLQSVRLSGCWAHLRRKFDEALRAIPKKSKRRRTLTEEAVNQIGKIYGAESEIKELTPSERLEVRKKKIEPLVEAFFAWVKTVRIDVLPKSKLGEALTYAVNQEKKLRQPFLDGYLEIDNNRAERSIKPFVIGRKNWLFSVTPRGATASARMYSLIVTAKENQLHIPHYLTYLLEKLPNLDLADDEQLEQLMPWSSTLPEQCYQGKEGV from the coding sequence ATGAAAACTAATCAGAAGATCTCATCCCATACAACTGAACAGAATGACCGTGTAACTGTGTTGGAACAAGAAGTCGCGAGATTGTCCGCTTTGGTGTCTTGGTACGAGGAGCAGTTTCGTTTGAAAAAAAGTAAGGAATTTGGACGCTCCAGCGAAAAGGCACCGAAAGGCCAGATGGAGATGGAATTGTTTAATGAAGCAGAAGCACTGCTAGATGCTTCTGCTGAACCATCTTCAGAACCTGAAGAGGTGATTTCGGGATCTTCACCTGCGAAAAAAACTCCACGGGAAACACGCACGACTTTCTCTGCCGATCTGCCGGTGGAGAGTGTGACATACAGCTTGCCCCCAGAGGAGCAGGCTTGTTTAGATTGCGGTCACCCAATGCATGTCATGAAAAAAGAAGTTCGCCGCGAACTCGTGGTTATCCCAGCACAAGTGAAAGTCGTCGAACACGAACGGGAAGTCTATGCCTGCAGGCATTGCGATCAAGAAGGCATCCAGACACCGATTGTTCAGGCACCAATGCCCAATCCGGTATTGCCAAAAAGTATGGCCTCGCCCTCGATCCTGTCATTTTTGATTACTCAAAAATACTTGTTCGGCATGCCGCTCTATCGGTTAGAGGAAGTTTTTCGACAGGCAGGCGCGCCGCTTTCAAGGCAGACCCTCTCCAATTGGTTAATGAATGTGTCCGATCGGTGGTTTGAACCGCTCTATGAGAATATGCGACAGCGTATTTTGTCAGCCGACTACCTTCATGCAGACGAAACCAGTGTGCAGGTCTTGCGTGAAAAAGGACGCAGTCCCTCTACCACTTCCTATATGTGGCTGTACCGTACCGGGAAGTTTGATGTCCCTTGCGTGGTGTATGACTACCAGCCTGGTCGGGGATCGGAATACCCGAAACAATTTCTGGAAGGCTATGCTGGTACGCTTCATGTAGATGGTTATAAGGCTTACGAAAGCCTGCAAAGTGTACGGCTATCAGGCTGTTGGGCACATTTGCGCCGAAAATTTGATGAAGCCCTGCGCGCCATTCCGAAAAAATCGAAGAGGCGGCGTACGCTGACAGAGGAAGCAGTCAACCAAATCGGCAAGATTTATGGAGCGGAATCAGAAATAAAGGAGCTTACTCCTTCCGAACGGCTTGAGGTACGCAAGAAAAAAATTGAGCCCCTAGTGGAGGCTTTTTTCGCCTGGGTAAAAACTGTCCGAATAGATGTACTGCCGAAAAGCAAGCTTGGTGAGGCGCTAACATATGCCGTCAATCAGGAAAAGAAATTGAGGCAGCCATTTCTAGATGGTTATCTGGAGATAGATAATAACCGTGCCGAACGAAGCATCAAGCCGTTTGTGATCGGCCGAAAGAACTGGCTCTTCTCGGTCACACCTAGAGGCGCAACAGCGAGCGCAAGAATGTACAGCCTGATCGTAACTGCGAAAGAAAACCAGCTGCATATCCCTCACTATTTAACGTATCTTCTTGAAAAGCTGCCTAACTTAGATCTGGCAGATGACGAACAGTTGGAACAACTGATGCCTTGGTCTTCCACTTTGCCTGAACAGTGTTATCAAGGTAAAGAAGGAGTATAA
- the tnpB gene encoding IS66 family insertion sequence element accessory protein TnpB (TnpB, as the term is used for proteins encoded by IS66 family insertion elements, is considered an accessory protein, since TnpC, encoded by a neighboring gene, is a DDE family transposase.) produces MRINLEGIQGIYLAHGATDMRLSIDGLSAKVQETFQANPCSSNLFIFCNRDRDRLKILHWDYNGFWLYYRRLETGRFHWPDGQEEETTSISPRQLQWMLDGLTIEEGKVFPRILGNKIV; encoded by the coding sequence ATGCGAATTAATCTGGAAGGTATTCAGGGGATTTATCTGGCACATGGCGCAACGGATATGCGGCTGTCCATTGATGGTCTGTCTGCGAAGGTGCAGGAAACCTTTCAGGCAAATCCGTGTTCCTCCAATTTATTTATCTTTTGTAACCGGGATCGCGACCGTTTAAAAATCCTACACTGGGACTACAATGGCTTCTGGTTGTACTACCGGCGACTGGAAACTGGCCGCTTTCACTGGCCTGACGGCCAAGAAGAAGAAACCACGTCTATCAGCCCGCGCCAGCTTCAATGGATGCTCGATGGATTGACTATTGAAGAAGGAAAAGTCTTCCCCCGTATACTCGGAAACAAAATCGTATAA